The following proteins come from a genomic window of Haloplasma contractile SSD-17B:
- a CDS encoding shikimate dehydrogenase codes for MISYDEINNLGSQDLLINCTPCGMHPNIDESPVKKEDMENFNIAIDTIYNPKETLFLKNAKKLGLTNINGLFMLVGQAIKAQELWNDLTIDEKIISDIYNRVLKLI; via the coding sequence GTGATTTCATATGATGAAATCAATAATTTAGGTAGTCAAGATTTACTTATAAACTGTACACCATGTGGTATGCATCCTAATATTGACGAATCACCGGTTAAGAAAGAAGATATGGAAAATTTTAATATAGCAATCGACACCATTTATAATCCTAAAGAAACTCTTTTTCTTAAAAATGCAAAAAAACTGGGTTTAACGAATATAAACGGATTATTTATGTTAGTAGGTCAAGCCATTAAGGCTCAAGAACTATGGAATGATCTAACAATAGATGAGAAGATTATTAGTGACATCTATAATCGAGTTCTTAAATTAATTTAA
- a CDS encoding shikimate dehydrogenase family protein: MSSIYGLLGERLSHSLSPVIHNEIFKTLGDECYYHLFEVERDCLSDAIKGLKALKTKGVNVTIPYKIEVIKHLDEHSDETLKIGAVNTIVFRQNKTIGYNTDYFGFGMMLKAFNIDVKIKKQLY; this comes from the coding sequence GTGAGTAGTATTTACGGACTTTTAGGAGAGCGATTATCACATAGCTTATCTCCAGTCATACATAATGAAATTTTTAAAACATTAGGTGATGAATGTTATTATCATTTGTTTGAAGTAGAACGGGATTGTCTGAGTGATGCAATTAAAGGATTAAAAGCACTTAAAACGAAAGGTGTGAACGTCACAATTCCATATAAAATAGAAGTGATAAAACATTTAGATGAGCATTCTGATGAGACCTTAAAAATTGGTGCTGTTAATACGATTGTTTTTCGTCAAAATAAAACGATTGGTTATAATACTGACTATTTTGGTTTTGGCATGATGCTTAAAGCATTTAATATTGACGTTAAAATAAAAAAGCAGTTATATTAG
- a CDS encoding chorismate mutase, with amino-acid sequence MHELKELRSQINNIDQELVKLIEMRLDIAIKIAKYKKRYNIKITDQSREAKVLEQNISYLNNKDYASIISEITKDIITFSKEVQGNVNNN; translated from the coding sequence ATGCATGAACTAAAAGAACTTAGAAGTCAAATCAATAACATTGATCAAGAACTAGTGAAGTTAATTGAGATGAGATTAGACATAGCGATTAAAATTGCTAAATATAAAAAGAGATACAATATTAAAATTACAGATCAATCAAGAGAAGCAAAAGTATTAGAACAAAATATCTCCTATTTAAATAATAAAGATTATGCATCTATTATTTCAGAAATTACAAAAGATATTATTACCTTTAGTAAGGAAGTTCAAGGGAACGTTAATAACAATTAA
- a CDS encoding YjcZ family sporulation protein yields MADGYGYGSTYAFILVLFILLVIVGCSCGFGGYGYGY; encoded by the coding sequence ATGGCTGACGGATATGGATATGGTTCTACATATGCTTTTATTTTAGTATTATTTATCCTATTAGTAATTGTTGGATGCTCATGTGGATTTGGCGGATATGGTTACGGATACTAG
- a CDS encoding YjcZ family sporulation protein translates to MPYGGFGFGHGGYGYGGYGSSYAFILVLFILLVIIGAAAI, encoded by the coding sequence ATGCCTTACGGTGGATTTGGATTCGGACATGGTGGATACGGATACGGTGGTTATGGAAGTAGCTACGCATTCATTTTAGTATTATTCATCTTATTAGTCATTATTGGAGCTGCTGCAATTTAA
- a CDS encoding YjcZ family sporulation protein: MAHGFSSSFILVLFILLVIVGCSCGIGGYGY; encoded by the coding sequence ATGGCACATGGATTCAGTTCATCATTTATATTAGTTTTATTTATCTTATTAGTAATCGTTGGATGCTCATGTGGTATCGGTGGATACGGTTATTAA
- a CDS encoding YjcZ family sporulation protein, whose protein sequence is MKMADGYGYGGGYAAILVLFILLVIVGCSCGIGRCGYGGYGY, encoded by the coding sequence ATGAAAATGGCTGATGGATATGGATATGGTGGTGGCTATGCTGCTATTTTAGTACTGTTTATCTTATTAGTAATCGTTGGATGCTCATGCGGTATTGGCAGATGCGGTTACGGAGGATACGGATATTAG
- the mreB gene encoding rod shape-determining protein, giving the protein MGQGYKIGVDLGTKNTIVYVGGKGIIYNEPTVVAFDQESKKPIAIGHSASEMLGKEHKKVKVVKPLDGGVISNLEATKIILSFIFNKIQEDGNGDIKKSTLLICCPCDMTSTEREALEKLGTELNIKDVFVEQEIKAGAIGAGVDIFTAKGSLVIDIGGGSTDVGVLSLGDLVIAESIRKAGQYIDNEIIKYVKVHYGMIIGERTAEQIKINLGTLRKDIEEDKEYSFAGRSLENNLPRRKTIKQSEIRNILVRIFDSISTKVINVLQGTPPELAADILENGIVINGGGALIDGVEEYFETVTGITTYISKYPLTSIAEGGKTLLKNRGNYLVKPID; this is encoded by the coding sequence ATGGGACAAGGATACAAAATAGGTGTAGACTTAGGAACAAAGAATACCATCGTATATGTTGGCGGAAAGGGAATCATTTATAATGAGCCTACAGTAGTTGCATTTGATCAAGAATCAAAAAAACCGATTGCAATTGGGCACTCGGCAAGTGAGATGTTAGGTAAGGAACATAAAAAGGTGAAAGTGGTCAAGCCATTAGATGGTGGAGTCATTTCTAACCTAGAAGCAACTAAAATTATTTTAAGTTTTATTTTCAATAAGATCCAAGAAGATGGAAATGGAGACATTAAAAAATCAACTCTTTTAATCTGTTGTCCATGTGATATGACATCGACTGAACGTGAAGCATTAGAAAAACTCGGTACTGAATTAAATATTAAAGATGTATTTGTTGAACAGGAAATAAAGGCAGGAGCTATTGGAGCAGGCGTTGATATTTTCACAGCGAAGGGTTCTTTAGTCATCGATATAGGTGGGGGCTCTACTGATGTTGGAGTTCTATCTCTAGGAGATTTAGTTATAGCTGAATCGATTCGTAAGGCAGGACAGTATATAGATAATGAAATTATTAAATATGTTAAAGTTCACTATGGAATGATTATTGGTGAACGAACAGCTGAACAAATTAAAATTAATTTGGGAACATTACGAAAAGATATTGAGGAAGATAAAGAGTATAGTTTTGCAGGAAGAAGTTTAGAGAATAACCTACCACGTAGAAAGACAATTAAACAGTCAGAGATTCGCAATATTCTAGTTAGAATATTTGATTCGATCTCAACTAAAGTAATCAATGTCTTACAAGGGACACCACCAGAGTTAGCAGCGGACATATTAGAAAATGGAATTGTAATAAATGGTGGAGGCGCTCTCATTGATGGTGTAGAGGAATACTTTGAAACAGTAACTGGAATTACTACTTATATTTCAAAATATCCGTTAACTTCCATAGCTGAAGGAGGTAAAACCTTACTTAAAAATAGAGGAAACTATTTAGTGAAACCAATTGACTAA
- a CDS encoding DegV family protein has protein sequence MAIKILTDSACDLPKQLCEQYEIDVMPLLVYVDEQEFRDTVDITPNKLYNAMREGAITKTAQVTYGTFEEKFKQLENSSDDYIYIGISSQLSGTYQTAKMVADHLQEDGHKINLTIIDSKCASLGLGLVVLNAAKMAQAGKSKESILSQIDHYCNHMEHLVSVDTLEYLQRGGRVSRTSAIVGNMLKIKPILHMEDGKLVALDKVRGRKRLYRKLLKMIEERGTKLDQQVVGINHADNLEAVMEIKDIISEKFGVTQFVINDAGSAVGAHTGPGLLALYFLDDPIK, from the coding sequence ATGGCAATAAAAATTTTAACAGATAGTGCATGTGATTTACCGAAACAATTATGTGAACAATATGAAATCGATGTAATGCCATTATTAGTTTATGTAGATGAGCAGGAATTTCGTGATACAGTCGACATAACGCCAAATAAGCTATATAATGCAATGCGTGAAGGAGCTATAACCAAGACGGCTCAAGTTACATATGGAACATTTGAAGAGAAATTTAAACAACTTGAAAATTCAAGTGATGACTATATCTATATAGGAATCTCTTCACAACTTTCTGGTACTTACCAAACAGCTAAAATGGTTGCAGATCACTTGCAAGAAGATGGGCATAAAATTAATTTAACGATTATTGATAGTAAGTGTGCGTCGCTTGGTTTAGGGCTTGTTGTATTAAATGCAGCAAAAATGGCACAAGCTGGTAAATCTAAAGAATCTATACTGTCTCAAATAGATCACTATTGCAATCATATGGAACACTTGGTATCTGTTGATACATTAGAATATTTACAGCGTGGCGGACGTGTTTCAAGAACATCTGCGATTGTTGGTAATATGCTAAAAATAAAACCAATTTTACATATGGAAGATGGTAAACTTGTTGCGCTTGATAAAGTCCGAGGACGAAAGAGATTATATAGAAAGCTTTTGAAAATGATAGAGGAACGTGGAACAAAGCTTGATCAGCAAGTAGTTGGAATCAATCATGCAGATAACTTAGAAGCAGTCATGGAGATAAAAGATATTATTTCAGAGAAATTTGGTGTAACTCAATTCGTTATTAATGATGCAGGAAGTGCAGTTGGGGCGCATACTGGCCCTGGATTACTGGCTTTGTATTTCCTCGATGACCCTATTAAGTAA
- a CDS encoding helix-turn-helix domain-containing protein, with protein METIDILQETVDYIEERLKTDITADELSKFSGYSVYHLYHLFRTNIGMSLFSFITKRRLLHALYETQSGEKLISVCLNYGFDTHAGFYKAFKRQFGCSPTRYLQIRQVSRPKRYNLREELMVMLTQAQVRQKINNNWDIKPISSIENGEVADKKLYHLFHINDQYIFKAGKNISDIMTHIQIARFLNAKGIQVSSPVTTRKGEDFIITNDGYEILLNKVIGKTLSTEERYVNNRIEIGKQYGIAIGYLHQALNLENYELDVPTNNIVDTMINWALPETKLYMKQWEVNLPEEFYNDCTDHFRRLVAGLKKQVVHRDIHPSNIIFNKEKVSGFIDFEISERNVRIFDPCYCATGMLSEAELVENGYEHWLDLFKGIMTGYHAICPLTVEEKQSIIYIIYSIQCVFIAWLGDKEEYRKLSHTNRKMLYWLYQNKNKIQLIIDNL; from the coding sequence ATGGAGACAATAGACATTTTACAGGAAACAGTCGATTATATCGAAGAACGATTAAAAACAGATATAACTGCAGATGAGTTATCGAAGTTTTCGGGTTATTCAGTCTATCATTTGTACCATCTGTTTAGGACTAATATCGGGATGTCGTTATTTTCATTTATTACAAAACGACGTTTATTACATGCGCTTTACGAAACCCAGAGTGGAGAAAAACTCATATCCGTTTGTTTAAATTATGGGTTTGACACACATGCTGGATTTTATAAGGCATTTAAACGACAATTTGGTTGTTCTCCTACTAGATACTTACAGATCAGACAAGTAAGTAGACCTAAACGATATAATTTAAGGGAGGAATTAATGGTTATGTTAACTCAAGCTCAGGTTAGACAGAAGATTAATAATAATTGGGATATTAAGCCAATATCATCCATTGAAAATGGAGAAGTGGCTGATAAAAAGTTATATCATCTATTTCATATCAATGATCAATACATTTTTAAGGCTGGAAAAAATATATCAGATATTATGACCCATATCCAAATTGCACGGTTTTTAAATGCAAAAGGAATACAGGTAAGTTCACCAGTTACAACGAGGAAGGGCGAAGATTTCATCATAACTAATGACGGTTATGAGATATTATTAAACAAGGTAATAGGTAAAACTTTATCTACTGAAGAAAGGTATGTAAACAACAGAATCGAAATAGGAAAGCAATATGGAATAGCAATTGGTTATTTGCATCAAGCTTTAAACTTAGAGAATTATGAACTTGATGTACCTACAAACAATATAGTCGATACAATGATCAATTGGGCATTACCTGAAACGAAACTATATATGAAACAATGGGAAGTGAATTTACCTGAGGAGTTTTATAATGATTGCACTGACCATTTTAGACGGTTAGTAGCTGGACTTAAAAAACAAGTAGTCCATAGAGATATTCATCCTTCGAACATTATCTTCAATAAGGAAAAAGTAAGTGGATTTATAGATTTTGAAATATCAGAAAGAAATGTTAGAATATTTGATCCATGTTATTGTGCAACAGGAATGTTATCTGAGGCAGAATTAGTTGAAAATGGATATGAACATTGGTTAGATTTATTTAAAGGAATCATGACAGGATACCATGCAATTTGTCCATTAACTGTAGAAGAAAAACAGTCAATTATCTATATAATATATTCCATCCAATGTGTTTTTATCGCTTGGTTAGGAGATAAGGAAGAATATAGAAAATTGTCTCATACGAATCGTAAAATGCTATATTGGTTATATCAAAACAAAAATAAGATTCAATTAATAATTGACAACCTTTAA
- a CDS encoding MFS transporter produces the protein MKKIPYKWIALSCTSLGSFFSVLNTTTITIALPEIGNDLNASTSATMWTIMIYMLTLTILVPSIGRVADMIGRKKLFVSGFIVFTFGSILCSLSQTGWQLVAFRFIQAVGGTLIIANTMAILSDAFPKKQLGKAMGINAMIISVASVFGPFIGGSLIDLGLGWQSIFYLNIPIGIFGTIWAGIHLKELTSLPKEEKFDWLGTVTFTIGLLSLLIALSIPNVYTTELYIIAFILLSLFIFIENKVKYPMLDLRLFKHRLLAFAYTSTLLNGIARGSVTILLVIYFKQILGLSSSVSGLALMPFAGSIVIMAPISGILADKYGPRGLSAIGLLITSSGLLGLMFITQTTPLYLTIIFISLIGIGSGTFFSPNTSSIMGSVPTERKGITAGVRTMMNNGGRVISVALAMAIFTAVSKNNFEGLFAFDHITIGDGGAMDVNKFMTSLRRVYAIGFGLSILATILSYMRGKNKEIVW, from the coding sequence ATGAAGAAAATACCTTATAAATGGATTGCCCTATCTTGTACTTCTTTAGGATCATTCTTTTCCGTTTTAAACACAACAACCATTACCATCGCACTACCAGAAATAGGAAATGACTTAAATGCTAGTACGTCTGCTACGATGTGGACGATTATGATTTACATGCTGACGTTAACAATACTCGTTCCATCAATTGGTCGAGTCGCTGATATGATTGGACGAAAGAAATTGTTTGTATCTGGTTTTATTGTTTTTACATTCGGTTCTATTCTATGTAGTTTATCACAAACCGGCTGGCAGTTAGTTGCTTTTCGTTTTATTCAAGCCGTTGGTGGTACATTAATTATAGCGAACACAATGGCAATTTTATCTGATGCTTTCCCTAAGAAACAACTAGGAAAGGCAATGGGAATTAACGCGATGATCATTAGTGTTGCTTCTGTCTTTGGACCCTTTATAGGAGGCTCTCTTATTGACTTAGGACTTGGATGGCAAAGTATCTTTTATCTCAACATTCCCATTGGTATCTTTGGAACTATATGGGCTGGTATTCATTTAAAAGAATTAACTTCGCTTCCAAAAGAAGAAAAATTTGATTGGTTAGGAACAGTTACCTTTACAATTGGTTTACTTTCATTATTAATTGCTTTATCTATTCCGAATGTATATACCACTGAGTTATACATCATTGCGTTTATTCTGCTTTCGCTTTTCATCTTTATTGAAAATAAAGTTAAATATCCGATGCTTGATTTACGACTATTTAAACACCGTTTGCTAGCATTTGCATACACAAGTACACTTTTAAATGGTATTGCCAGAGGATCAGTTACCATCCTACTTGTTATTTACTTTAAACAAATCTTAGGCCTAAGTTCAAGTGTATCTGGTTTAGCGTTAATGCCATTTGCAGGGTCAATCGTAATTATGGCACCCATTAGTGGTATTTTAGCAGATAAATATGGACCACGAGGTCTTAGTGCCATAGGATTACTCATAACAAGTTCTGGTTTACTAGGACTTATGTTTATCACACAAACAACTCCACTCTATTTAACGATCATATTCATATCTCTTATTGGTATTGGTTCAGGAACATTTTTCTCACCAAATACAAGTTCAATTATGGGCTCAGTACCAACTGAACGGAAAGGTATAACCGCTGGCGTTCGAACCATGATGAACAATGGTGGGAGAGTGATTAGTGTTGCACTTGCGATGGCTATTTTTACTGCTGTATCAAAGAATAATTTCGAAGGTCTATTCGCTTTTGACCATATCACAATTGGCGATGGTGGTGCTATGGATGTTAATAAATTCATGACAAGTTTAAGACGCGTTTATGCCATTGGTTTTGGACTTAGTATCTTAGCTACAATTCTTTCGTATATGCGAGGAAAAAATAAAGAAATTGTTTGGTAA
- a CDS encoding serine hydrolase domain-containing protein, whose amino-acid sequence MNVQIKKKIEDLIGNYIKTDGPGCAINIIKDETVIYEQYFGLANLEHQVPINNKTVFNIGSCSKQFTATVIALLEESGELNVSDSIKNYIPELPDYCNNISVDDLVYMRNGIKDFYHITQFLMGVVEDDFVNSDEVMTLLTNIKEPMFTCGSQWSYGNTGYYLLSIIVERITGNTLAEVAKERIFDVLGMKDTFFRNDRTKVIRHRATGYCKYDYLHRHNEMKSHDVYSLNSDNCELNGPGQVWTTVDDLVVWNANFYDNKLGKMNPNLIEKLTSPGKLNDGSECPYGYGLFLRERKGLKHIYHGGSTPGFLSMYLHIPDHNLAIIFLSNSNYGYYELSKRCGEDLEYYIADLILGLSLEQNKQIENQGALPILELNENTHQVSYQCAESSSVWEVTYRDNELSVNANRSNHFTLYQISDNQFKSKDDKITCQIKNNSIYVEMNDQTFRFDPFIPQLTNQELLEYVSEYYCSQLDTTFICDINNGKLHIKNKNRHRNGIDFLYDSSIKDNFITFNSYCGSMMITFLRDVNKKIQSFVYRDYDGDQREKFIFNRNPKVY is encoded by the coding sequence ATGAATGTTCAAATAAAGAAAAAAATTGAGGATTTAATTGGTAATTATATTAAAACTGATGGTCCGGGATGTGCGATTAATATTATCAAAGATGAAACGGTTATTTATGAACAATATTTTGGTTTAGCCAATCTAGAACATCAAGTACCGATAAATAATAAGACAGTTTTTAATATAGGATCTTGTTCTAAACAATTTACTGCAACTGTAATTGCGTTACTAGAAGAGTCAGGCGAATTAAATGTATCTGATTCAATTAAAAATTATATTCCTGAATTACCGGATTATTGTAACAATATTTCTGTTGATGATTTAGTATATATGCGTAATGGCATAAAAGACTTTTATCATATTACACAATTTTTAATGGGTGTAGTAGAAGATGACTTTGTGAATAGTGACGAGGTTATGACATTGCTTACGAATATTAAAGAACCCATGTTTACTTGTGGGAGTCAGTGGTCTTATGGAAATACAGGATATTATTTATTAAGTATTATTGTTGAACGTATTACGGGAAATACCTTAGCTGAGGTAGCTAAAGAAAGAATATTTGATGTGCTTGGAATGAAAGACACGTTCTTTCGTAATGATCGAACTAAAGTAATTCGTCATCGTGCTACTGGTTATTGTAAATACGATTATTTACATCGACATAATGAAATGAAAAGTCATGATGTATACAGTTTAAATAGTGATAATTGCGAATTAAATGGACCTGGGCAAGTATGGACAACTGTTGATGATTTAGTTGTTTGGAATGCAAATTTTTATGATAATAAACTCGGGAAAATGAATCCTAATTTAATAGAAAAATTAACCTCACCAGGTAAGCTAAATGACGGTTCGGAATGTCCTTATGGTTATGGTCTGTTCCTTAGAGAACGAAAAGGACTAAAACATATTTATCATGGTGGAAGCACTCCAGGTTTCTTATCCATGTACCTGCATATACCAGATCACAATTTGGCTATAATCTTTTTATCTAACTCAAACTATGGTTATTATGAATTAAGTAAAAGATGTGGTGAGGACTTGGAATATTATATTGCAGACTTAATATTAGGTTTAAGCCTGGAACAAAATAAACAAATTGAAAATCAAGGTGCATTACCAATCTTAGAACTAAATGAAAATACACATCAGGTTAGTTATCAATGTGCAGAATCTTCTTCAGTATGGGAAGTTACCTATCGAGACAATGAATTAAGTGTAAATGCAAATCGCAGTAATCACTTTACCTTATATCAAATTAGTGATAATCAATTTAAATCAAAAGATGATAAAATAACTTGTCAAATAAAAAATAACAGTATATATGTAGAAATGAATGATCAGACATTTCGTTTCGATCCCTTTATTCCACAATTAACAAATCAAGAACTTCTCGAATATGTGAGTGAATATTATTGTAGTCAACTGGATACGACTTTTATATGTGACATTAATAATGGTAAATTACATATTAAAAACAAAAATCGTCATAGAAATGGGATTGATTTTCTATATGATTCATCAATTAAAGATAATTTTATTACGTTTAATTCTTATTGCGGCAGTATGATGATAACTTTTTTAAGGGATGTAAATAAAAAGATACAATCATTTGTATACAGAGACTATGATGGTGATCAACGAGAAAAATTTATCTTCAATAGAAACCCAAAAGTTTATTAA
- the guaB gene encoding IMP dehydrogenase, whose product MDNLNGKLIIEGYTFDDLLLIPQKSEVVPSEVNLQTQLTKTIKLNIPIVSAAMDTVTEAEMAIAIARQGGLGFIHKNMSIIEQTKQVEKVKLSENGMITSPITLEKTQTLYEAEELLGYYKISGLPVIEDDGTLIGILTNRDLKYREDYDVTVESAMTKSNLITAPIGISLVEAKEILFQNRIEKLPIIDEHGILKGLITIKDIDKARIFPHAAKDDKGRLLCGAAVGVGFDTLERVSALVASSVDVITVDSAHGHSKGVIDTVALIKKHYPSLQVVGGNIVTQEAAIDLIKAGADAVKVGVGPGSICTTRVVAGVGVPQITAINQVYQVCKEHGITVIADGGIKYSGDICKAIAAGGDLVMLGSLLAGTEESPGEEVLYNGRRYKIYQGMGSLSAMRRGSSDRYFQGGMKQAKKLVPEGIEGRVPYKGKLEDVIYQLCGGIRSGMGYCGTKTIEALKSDGQFVKITGSGLVESHPHDVDMTMSSPNYTK is encoded by the coding sequence ATGGATAATTTAAATGGAAAATTAATTATAGAGGGCTATACGTTCGATGACTTATTACTAATTCCTCAAAAATCAGAAGTCGTACCAAGTGAAGTTAATTTACAAACACAGTTAACAAAGACAATCAAATTGAACATTCCCATCGTAAGTGCAGCAATGGATACGGTAACAGAAGCAGAAATGGCAATTGCCATTGCAAGGCAGGGGGGATTAGGGTTTATTCATAAGAACATGTCAATTATTGAGCAAACCAAACAGGTAGAAAAGGTCAAACTCTCTGAGAATGGAATGATTACATCTCCGATAACACTTGAAAAGACTCAAACCTTATATGAAGCAGAGGAACTATTAGGTTATTACAAGATATCGGGTTTACCTGTGATCGAAGATGATGGAACTCTAATTGGGATATTAACGAATCGTGATTTAAAATATCGAGAGGATTATGATGTGACGGTTGAGTCAGCAATGACAAAAAGTAACCTAATAACAGCTCCTATTGGTATCTCCCTAGTAGAAGCTAAAGAAATTTTGTTTCAAAATAGAATCGAAAAGCTTCCTATTATTGATGAACATGGAATATTAAAAGGACTCATTACAATCAAGGATATTGATAAGGCACGAATATTCCCTCATGCCGCTAAAGACGACAAGGGGAGATTATTATGTGGGGCAGCAGTAGGAGTCGGATTTGATACATTAGAAAGAGTGTCTGCGTTAGTTGCTTCATCTGTTGATGTCATTACAGTGGATTCAGCACATGGTCATTCTAAAGGTGTAATTGATACAGTAGCATTAATTAAGAAACATTACCCTTCATTACAAGTGGTTGGAGGGAACATAGTCACACAAGAAGCAGCAATCGATTTGATTAAAGCTGGAGCTGATGCTGTGAAGGTTGGAGTAGGACCTGGATCGATCTGTACAACTAGAGTTGTAGCAGGAGTAGGCGTTCCTCAAATTACCGCAATTAATCAAGTCTATCAGGTATGCAAAGAACACGGGATTACTGTTATAGCTGATGGTGGTATTAAATATAGTGGTGACATTTGTAAAGCGATTGCGGCTGGTGGCGATTTGGTGATGCTAGGTAGTTTGTTAGCAGGAACAGAAGAATCACCAGGTGAAGAAGTACTTTACAATGGAAGACGTTATAAAATTTATCAAGGAATGGGATCTTTATCTGCTATGAGACGTGGTTCTAGTGATCGTTATTTTCAAGGTGGTATGAAGCAAGCGAAAAAATTAGTACCAGAGGGGATAGAAGGAAGAGTCCCATATAAAGGTAAATTAGAAGATGTAATTTATCAATTATGCGGTGGAATTCGTTCGGGAATGGGGTATTGTGGAACAAAAACAATTGAAGCATTAAAAAGTGATGGACAATTCGTTAAAATCACAGGATCAGGATTAGTGGAATCTCATCCACATGATGTAGATATGACAATGTCTTCACCTAATTATACTAAATAG
- a CDS encoding desulfoferrodoxin family protein — MNFYRCTNCNEISINMFNNNSKMLCCKNEMEELKTNTFLEEIDHHLIQVRKIGNFVTITIGKDEHPMLHVHYISWVILKTDKGIQYKYLNVGDTPIVDFLVGEDEEIINVFAYCTLHLLWSLN, encoded by the coding sequence ATGAATTTTTATAGATGCACTAATTGCAATGAAATAAGTATTAACATGTTTAATAATAATAGCAAGATGTTATGTTGTAAAAATGAGATGGAAGAACTTAAAACAAATACCTTTTTGGAGGAAATAGATCACCATTTAATACAGGTTAGAAAAATAGGAAATTTTGTTACGATCACAATTGGCAAAGATGAGCACCCAATGCTTCATGTCCATTATATTTCATGGGTGATTTTAAAAACGGATAAGGGCATACAATATAAGTATTTGAATGTAGGAGATACTCCTATTGTAGATTTTTTAGTTGGTGAAGATGAAGAAATTATTAATGTTTTCGCTTATTGTACCCTTCATTTATTATGGAGTTTAAACTAA